A DNA window from Streptococcus sp. LPB0220 contains the following coding sequences:
- a CDS encoding ABC transporter ATP-binding protein produces MFQVASITKSFKEKAVLKGVSFSIEEGDKIALLGNNGAGKSTLFNIIAGQLQADSGTIKTSLDFQREIGMMPQGDLLIEDLTVAEFVELKSRMNQLKQADINGLLEMVELRGSKEQMVGSLSGGQKRRLSLLVTILNHPRLIFLDEPTTGMDLEAVDNFWKLLEQQEFTSVVVTHDFNQIDAFFTKVLILKEGRIAAAKSVEDIHQAGQTIEQYFREEMNKGGEQA; encoded by the coding sequence ATGTTTCAGGTGGCATCTATTACAAAATCATTTAAGGAGAAAGCTGTATTAAAGGGGGTGTCTTTTTCGATAGAAGAAGGAGATAAAATTGCCTTGCTGGGAAATAATGGAGCAGGTAAAAGCACCCTGTTCAACATTATCGCTGGGCAGCTCCAGGCTGATTCGGGGACGATAAAGACTTCGCTTGATTTTCAAAGAGAAATTGGGATGATGCCTCAGGGGGATCTACTCATCGAGGATCTAACCGTTGCTGAATTCGTCGAATTAAAAAGCCGGATGAATCAGCTGAAGCAGGCTGATATCAATGGACTCTTAGAGATGGTCGAATTGAGAGGCTCAAAAGAGCAGATGGTGGGAAGTCTTTCTGGTGGTCAAAAGAGACGCTTGTCCTTGTTGGTAACCATTTTGAATCATCCAAGGTTGATTTTTTTAGATGAGCCAACGACTGGCATGGATTTGGAAGCAGTGGATAACTTTTGGAAACTACTGGAGCAGCAAGAGTTTACATCTGTTGTGGTGACCCATGATTTTAACCAAATTGATGCCTTTTTTACAAAAGTCTTGATTTTAAAAGAGGGTCGAATTGCTGCCGCAAAGTCTGTCGAGGACATTCACCAGGCTGGTCAAACCATTGAGCAGTATTTCCGAGAAGAGATGAATAAAGGAGGGGAACAAGCATGA
- a CDS encoding ABC transporter — MKKIQLKQVLRNKRFVLFTIILPIGWYIFFYQLQKGVSPSILLGIAVFIGVIGNSLATFSKRIASDIGFYSFESHFTSYSVKNYLWDQSIVQLILNSLIFLAVLVVAVLGFHFPVTTSLLVQFFLLSLMGIYFSVIGFVLGVRVDAKTIDIIGFPVIILAAMTIIPFDTLGASGGFMDIVGKLQRAFPGYYYTKLIQDLTEKQTIDVSQLALFVAVFGLNLLFFYLLVPKGKMGN, encoded by the coding sequence ATGAAAAAGATTCAATTAAAACAAGTTTTACGAAATAAGCGCTTTGTATTATTCACCATTATTTTACCCATAGGCTGGTATATCTTCTTTTATCAGCTTCAAAAAGGGGTTTCGCCAAGTATTTTATTAGGTATTGCCGTATTTATCGGTGTCATTGGCAATAGCCTTGCAACTTTTAGTAAGCGAATCGCCTCAGATATCGGGTTTTATTCTTTTGAATCCCACTTTACAAGCTATAGTGTCAAGAACTATTTATGGGATCAAAGCATCGTACAACTGATTTTGAACAGCTTGATCTTTTTAGCAGTGCTAGTAGTTGCTGTTCTAGGTTTTCACTTTCCGGTGACGACTAGCCTGTTGGTACAATTTTTCCTCTTATCCTTGATGGGGATCTACTTTAGTGTGATTGGCTTTGTACTCGGGGTCAGGGTAGATGCTAAGACGATTGATATCATTGGCTTTCCTGTCATTATTTTGGCCGCTATGACCATTATTCCCTTTGATACGCTTGGCGCAAGTGGAGGATTTATGGACATAGTTGGCAAGCTACAACGGGCTTTCCCAGGCTATTATTATACAAAGCTGATCCAAGATTTAACCGAGAAACAAACGATCGATGTCTCTCAATTGGCGCTCTTTGTTGCCGTATTTGGATTGAATTTGCTATTTTTCTATCTGCTCGTACCCAAAGGGAAAATGGGGAACTAG
- a CDS encoding low temperature requirement protein A, with the protein MTTLIKHKRVEFSELFYDLVFVFAISKVTTLIDHLHNGILTWNSFLDFFMAVLVLTDSWMIQTVYTNRYGKNSLFNMVIMFIKMGILLFIANMMGPDWQQYFHYLCWAIGTLTLTLFFQYLVEFFRKSTDDVNRESIKGFLWITGLGSLGVYLAALLPLPIYVRVYIFFASILLTFIMPIILLSKDKHYQVNLPHLIERISLLVIITFGEMIMELANFFTIENFSIYSVLYFIIMLSLFLFYFGQFDHAIDEKSDQKGLFLIYSHYPIFIGLMMMTVSIGFLQNPEVNRLFATSFSYIGFGLFQAAVLVNGPYNKHYLRYSKSYYCVQATLYLAALILSLIFASNPIIVVSITTILALAIATHFIYFYVTQNKKYSKSNWGFF; encoded by the coding sequence ATGACAACTCTTATTAAACATAAACGTGTAGAATTTTCAGAACTATTTTATGACCTAGTGTTTGTTTTTGCAATTTCAAAAGTAACTACTTTAATTGACCATCTTCATAACGGTATTTTGACTTGGAATTCTTTCCTTGATTTTTTCATGGCTGTCTTGGTTCTCACCGATTCCTGGATGATTCAAACCGTTTATACCAATCGCTATGGAAAGAACTCTTTATTTAACATGGTAATCATGTTTATCAAAATGGGAATTTTACTCTTTATAGCCAATATGATGGGACCTGATTGGCAACAATATTTTCATTATCTCTGTTGGGCTATTGGTACATTAACCCTTACCTTGTTTTTTCAATATTTGGTTGAGTTTTTTAGAAAATCAACCGATGATGTTAATCGGGAAAGTATCAAAGGTTTTCTATGGATAACAGGGCTAGGAAGTTTAGGAGTCTATTTAGCAGCTCTTCTTCCTCTTCCTATTTACGTTAGAGTCTATATCTTCTTTGCTAGTATTCTGCTAACGTTTATTATGCCAATTATCTTGCTTAGTAAAGATAAGCATTACCAGGTAAATCTCCCCCATTTAATCGAGCGCATCTCCCTTCTTGTCATTATTACGTTTGGAGAGATGATTATGGAGCTAGCTAACTTCTTTACAATCGAGAATTTCTCGATTTATTCGGTTCTTTATTTCATTATTATGCTTTCTCTGTTCTTGTTTTATTTTGGTCAATTCGACCATGCTATTGATGAAAAATCTGATCAAAAGGGACTATTTCTAATTTACAGTCACTATCCTATTTTCATTGGACTTATGATGATGACTGTATCGATTGGCTTTCTTCAGAATCCTGAAGTTAATCGTCTCTTTGCAACCAGCTTCTCTTATATCGGATTTGGCCTCTTTCAAGCTGCTGTCCTAGTAAATGGGCCCTATAACAAACACTATCTTCGCTATTCGAAAAGTTACTACTGTGTCCAAGCGACACTCTATCTGGCTGCCTTGATTCTCTCTTTAATCTTTGCTTCTAATCCTATAATAGTAGTGAGTATAACAACCATTTTAGCTCTAGCTATAGCCACTCATTTTATTTATTTTTATGTGACACAGAATAAAAAATATTCCAAATCTAACTGGGGGTTCTTTTAA
- a CDS encoding aldo/keto reductase, which translates to METYTLANGVTIPKIGFGTWQIAEGEEAYNSVSFALKAGYTHIDTAQIYGNEVSVGKAIADSDLAREDIFLTTKLWNDKHDYELAKTSIDESLERLGVDYLDLLLIHWPNPKALRENDAWKAGNAGAWKAMEEAYKEGKVRAIGVSNFMQHHLEALIETAKIVPHVNQILLAPGCDQEDLVDYCQERDILLEAYSPLGTGSIFGNEDVEAVAERNGKSVAQVALRWSLQKGFLPLPKSVTPKNIKSNLDIFDFDLSEEDMAVLDKIQGIKTQDDPDTVNF; encoded by the coding sequence ATGGAAACATATACACTTGCAAATGGGGTTACTATTCCTAAAATTGGTTTTGGAACTTGGCAAATTGCTGAAGGCGAAGAAGCCTATAACAGCGTTAGCTTCGCACTTAAGGCTGGTTACACACATATTGATACCGCACAAATTTACGGTAACGAGGTTTCTGTAGGTAAGGCGATTGCTGATAGTGATTTGGCACGTGAGGATATTTTCCTAACTACCAAACTTTGGAATGATAAGCACGATTACGAGTTGGCTAAGACTTCTATCGATGAGTCTCTCGAAAGACTTGGTGTGGATTATTTGGATCTTTTGCTTATCCATTGGCCTAATCCAAAGGCGCTTCGTGAGAATGATGCTTGGAAGGCTGGCAATGCGGGTGCATGGAAGGCTATGGAAGAAGCTTACAAAGAAGGTAAGGTGCGCGCTATCGGTGTGTCTAACTTTATGCAACATCACCTAGAAGCTCTTATTGAAACAGCTAAAATTGTTCCACATGTCAATCAAATCCTCTTGGCTCCAGGTTGTGACCAAGAAGACTTAGTTGACTATTGCCAAGAGCGCGATATCCTTCTTGAAGCCTATAGTCCACTAGGTACAGGTAGCATTTTTGGAAATGAAGATGTTGAAGCAGTGGCTGAACGTAACGGTAAATCTGTAGCACAAGTTGCTCTGCGTTGGAGCCTTCAAAAAGGTTTCTTGCCACTACCTAAGTCTGTGACACCTAAAAATATAAAAAGTAACTTGGATATCTTCGACTTCGACTTATCAGAGGAAGATATGGCAGTCTTGGATAAGATTCAAGGCATCAAAACTCAGGATGATCCTGACACAGTTAATTTTTAA
- a CDS encoding HdeD family acid-resistance protein, producing the protein MKFSNRLLLFLAGVVFVLLGLFLFTNPVANLVAYSWWISFGLLVSSIAAILGYFSAPKELRSPVYLFQGFVSLLLALYLVAYGFVTLPVVIPTIVGIWLIVEAIIAFFKGNRLRLIFPIIGSNIMWVALLEFLLGLVILFNPVATGVFVVYVIAFSFLVTGFTYIIEAFRK; encoded by the coding sequence ATGAAATTTTCTAATCGTTTACTGCTATTCCTTGCAGGAGTTGTTTTTGTCCTTTTAGGACTTTTCCTATTTACAAACCCAGTAGCTAATCTTGTTGCTTACAGCTGGTGGATTTCATTTGGTTTACTGGTTTCTTCTATAGCAGCTATTTTAGGCTATTTCTCTGCACCAAAAGAGCTTCGCTCACCTGTTTATCTTTTCCAAGGATTTGTTAGTCTTCTCTTAGCTCTTTACCTCGTTGCTTATGGCTTTGTGACCCTGCCGGTCGTCATTCCGACCATTGTAGGAATTTGGTTAATTGTAGAAGCCATTATTGCTTTCTTTAAAGGCAATCGTCTAAGATTGATTTTCCCTATTATTGGTAGCAATATCATGTGGGTAGCCTTGCTTGAATTTTTACTAGGTCTAGTGATTCTGTTCAATCCAGTGGCTACAGGTGTCTTTGTCGTTTATGTCATTGCCTTTTCATTTTTAGTTACTGGCTTCACCTACATTATTGAGGCCTTTCGTAAATAG
- a CDS encoding helix-turn-helix domain-containing protein: protein MFPDISDYEKQKSYPTFANLDKIAEYFNATPTQLFGTSKEIELEKSVLESNEYSDKVSEILKAVKYIEDFLETDGQYLEDLLYLTRGNQLYTEDGDELYIDPTSQKRTLHNQYEPGFIEARDKSPLELLIENKELFDK, encoded by the coding sequence ATCTTTCCAGACATCTCTGATTATGAAAAACAAAAAAGCTATCCTACCTTTGCAAATTTAGATAAGATAGCAGAATATTTTAATGCAACTCCAACCCAACTATTTGGAACTAGTAAAGAGATTGAGTTAGAAAAGAGTGTTCTTGAATCTAATGAATACTCTGATAAAGTAAGTGAGATTTTAAAAGCTGTCAAATACATCGAAGATTTTCTAGAAACTGATGGACAGTACTTAGAGGATTTACTTTACTTAACAAGAGGCAACCAACTATACACAGAAGATGGAGATGAGTTGTATATTGATCCAACTTCTCAGAAAAGAACACTTCATAACCAATATGAACCTGGTTTTATTGAAGCAAGGGATAAATCTCCACTAGAACTCTTAATTGAAAATAAGGAATTGTTTGATAAATAG
- a CDS encoding replication-associated recombination protein A, translating to MPDNLALRMRPRTIDQVIGQQHLVGEGKIIRRMVEANRLSSMILYGPPGIGKTSIASAIAGTTKYAFRTFNATVDSKKRLQEIAEEAKFSGGLVLLLDEIHRLDKTKQDFLLPLLESGLVIMIGATTENPFFSVTPAIRSRVQIFELEPLTTEEVKQALKTALDDPERGFNFPVVLDEDALDFIATSTNGDLRSAFNSLDLAVLSTSENAEGVRHITLDIMENSLQRSYITMDKDGDGHYDVLSALQKSIRGSDVDASLHYAARLIEAGDLPSLARRLTVIAYEDIGLANPDAQIHTVTSLQAAERIGFPEARILIANIVIDLALSPKSNSAYVAMDKALADLRSSGNLPIPRHLRDGHYAGSKELGNAQNYKYPHNYPGNWVKQDYLPDKLKHASYFIPNENGKYERALGATKEKIDQFKKK from the coding sequence ATGCCCGACAATCTCGCACTCCGGATGCGACCACGGACGATCGATCAAGTCATCGGTCAACAGCACCTGGTCGGAGAAGGCAAAATCATTCGTCGCATGGTCGAGGCCAATCGTCTGTCCTCCATGATTCTCTATGGACCTCCGGGGATCGGAAAGACCAGTATTGCTTCTGCCATCGCAGGAACGACCAAGTATGCCTTTCGGACCTTTAATGCAACAGTTGATAGTAAAAAACGCCTCCAAGAAATCGCAGAAGAAGCCAAATTTTCTGGTGGCTTGGTCCTGCTTTTGGATGAGATCCATCGCCTCGATAAAACCAAGCAAGATTTTCTTTTGCCTTTGCTCGAAAGCGGTCTGGTCATCATGATCGGTGCAACGACTGAAAATCCCTTTTTCTCTGTCACACCCGCTATTCGAAGCCGCGTACAGATCTTTGAGCTGGAACCTTTGACGACGGAGGAGGTCAAGCAAGCTCTAAAAACGGCGCTAGATGATCCCGAGCGTGGCTTTAATTTTCCAGTCGTGCTCGATGAGGACGCTTTGGATTTCATCGCTACCTCGACCAATGGAGATCTTCGTTCCGCCTTTAATTCTCTCGATCTGGCAGTGCTATCGACCTCTGAAAATGCAGAAGGCGTCCGCCATATTACGCTAGACATCATGGAAAATAGCCTCCAACGTAGCTATATCACCATGGACAAGGATGGAGACGGCCACTACGATGTTCTCTCTGCTCTGCAAAAGTCTATCCGCGGTTCGGATGTCGATGCTAGTCTCCACTATGCAGCTCGCTTGATCGAAGCGGGAGACCTACCTAGCCTAGCTCGTCGCTTGACCGTCATCGCTTATGAGGATATCGGCCTGGCCAATCCAGATGCGCAGATCCATACCGTAACATCCCTTCAGGCAGCTGAGCGTATCGGCTTTCCTGAGGCCCGCATTCTCATCGCCAACATCGTCATCGATCTAGCCCTTTCGCCTAAGTCCAACTCTGCCTACGTCGCCATGGACAAGGCCTTGGCTGACCTTAGAAGTTCTGGCAATCTTCCCATTCCTCGCCACCTCCGCGATGGTCATTATGCTGGAAGCAAGGAACTGGGAAATGCGCAAAACTATAAATATCCCCACAACTACCCTGGCAACTGGGTCAAGCAAGACTACCTGCCAGACAAGCTCAAACACGCTTCCTACTTTATTCCCAATGAAAATGGCAAGTACGAACGTGCTCTCGGAGCCACCAAGGAGAAGATTGATCAATTTAAGAAAAAGTGA
- a CDS encoding DUF3013 family protein encodes MSKYGFLDILEEEMDKVFPFDFEINWDKKNHAVEVAFLLDVQNTGGVALVDEAGEESDEDIFFEEAVIFYNPAKSHVEEDAYLTAIPYEPKKGLSREFLAYFATFLRDTAELALDELMDFLADEEAESFEIVWNQEVFEEGKVGLEESTFYPYPRY; translated from the coding sequence ATGTCTAAATACGGATTTTTGGATATTTTAGAAGAGGAGATGGACAAGGTTTTTCCTTTTGATTTTGAGATCAATTGGGATAAGAAAAACCATGCGGTAGAAGTGGCTTTTCTCTTGGATGTACAGAATACGGGAGGGGTTGCCCTGGTTGATGAGGCTGGTGAAGAGTCTGATGAGGATATCTTCTTTGAAGAAGCCGTCATCTTCTACAATCCAGCCAAGTCGCATGTGGAAGAAGATGCCTATTTAACAGCGATTCCTTATGAGCCTAAAAAAGGCTTGTCTCGTGAGTTTCTAGCCTATTTTGCGACTTTCCTTCGAGATACAGCCGAGCTGGCCTTGGATGAGCTCATGGATTTCTTGGCAGACGAAGAAGCAGAGAGCTTTGAGATCGTCTGGAACCAAGAAGTTTTTGAAGAAGGCAAAGTTGGCCTAGAAGAAAGCACCTTTTATCCCTATCCGAGATATTAG
- a CDS encoding NUDIX hydrolase produces MELLDSRMDFQGCKIALICGDKVLTILRDDKDDIPCPNMWELPGGGREGNESPFECAAREVYEELGIHLDEDCLLWSKIYPSVIFKDKQSVFMVGQLRQEQFDNITFGNEGQAYKLMPIEEFLKSKQAVPQLQGRLRDYLEEGL; encoded by the coding sequence ATGGAATTATTGGATAGCAGAATGGATTTCCAAGGTTGCAAGATTGCCTTGATTTGTGGGGATAAGGTCTTGACTATCTTACGTGATGACAAGGACGATATCCCTTGTCCCAACATGTGGGAGTTGCCAGGTGGTGGTCGTGAAGGAAACGAAAGCCCTTTCGAGTGCGCAGCGCGTGAAGTTTATGAGGAATTGGGAATTCATTTAGATGAAGACTGTCTGCTTTGGAGCAAGATTTATCCTAGCGTAATCTTTAAAGACAAGCAATCGGTCTTTATGGTTGGTCAGCTAAGACAAGAACAATTTGACAATATTACCTTTGGGAATGAAGGACAGGCCTATAAACTGATGCCTATTGAGGAATTTTTGAAGTCTAAACAGGCAGTGCCTCAGCTACAGGGGAGATTGAGGGATTATTTGGAGGAAGGTTTATGA
- a CDS encoding GNAT family N-acetyltransferase: MITLVRAGAEDLETIIAIQRASFKAVYEKYHDEYDPYLEDRERIKWKLAERPNSYYYFVKKDEENIGFLRVQTNEELTEAWLGTAAILPPYQGKGYGSEGLRLLEEELSTITQWDLCTVLQDARMVAFYEKNGYRQTHIEPEKEGMDMVYMKKLIDK, translated from the coding sequence ATGATAACACTTGTTCGAGCGGGAGCAGAGGATTTAGAAACTATTATTGCAATTCAGAGAGCTAGCTTTAAGGCTGTTTATGAAAAATACCATGATGAATATGACCCTTATCTCGAGGACCGTGAACGAATCAAATGGAAACTGGCAGAGCGTCCCAATAGCTATTACTACTTTGTAAAAAAAGATGAAGAAAACATCGGATTTTTACGAGTTCAGACCAATGAAGAGTTAACGGAAGCTTGGTTAGGGACCGCAGCGATTTTGCCTCCGTATCAGGGAAAAGGGTATGGTTCTGAGGGACTGAGATTGCTAGAAGAGGAATTGTCAACCATCACACAATGGGATTTGTGTACGGTATTACAGGATGCGAGAATGGTTGCCTTCTACGAGAAAAATGGCTACCGTCAAACTCATATCGAGCCTGAAAAAGAAGGTATGGATATGGTCTACATGAAAAAATTGATTGACAAATAG
- the prmA gene encoding 50S ribosomal protein L11 methyltransferase, translating to METWQELKVTVKREGEELVSNLLIELGAQGVAIEDSMDYVGNVDRFGEIFPDVEQQEEIVVTAYYPETVDVAAVEADLQARLAELTDFMDLGEVKMGTTALAEEDWADNWKKYYEPARITHDLTIVPSWTDYEATAGEKIIKLDPGMAFGTGTHPTTKMSLFALEQVLRGGETVLDVGTGSGVLSIASSLLGAKEIFAYDLDDVAIRVAQENIELNSGMENIHVAPGDLLKGVEIEADVIVANILADILIHLTDDAYRLVKDEGYLIMSGIIKDKWDMVRESAESAGFFLETHMIQGEWNACVFKKTKDVSGVIGG from the coding sequence ATGGAAACATGGCAAGAGTTAAAAGTTACAGTGAAGCGTGAGGGAGAGGAGTTGGTTTCCAATCTCTTGATCGAGTTAGGCGCCCAAGGGGTAGCAATCGAAGACAGCATGGATTATGTGGGAAATGTCGACCGCTTTGGTGAGATTTTTCCTGATGTCGAGCAGCAAGAAGAAATCGTGGTGACGGCCTACTACCCGGAAACGGTTGATGTAGCAGCGGTTGAAGCGGACTTGCAGGCTCGCTTAGCAGAATTGACGGATTTTATGGATCTAGGAGAGGTCAAGATGGGGACGACTGCCTTGGCTGAGGAAGACTGGGCAGACAACTGGAAGAAATACTATGAACCAGCTCGTATCACTCATGACTTGACCATCGTGCCGTCATGGACAGACTATGAGGCAACGGCGGGAGAAAAGATTATCAAGCTGGATCCTGGTATGGCCTTTGGAACAGGAACCCACCCGACAACCAAGATGAGCCTCTTTGCCTTGGAGCAGGTTCTTCGCGGTGGCGAAACAGTGCTAGATGTGGGGACTGGTTCAGGTGTCCTTTCTATCGCCAGCTCACTTCTAGGTGCCAAGGAAATCTTCGCCTATGACCTGGATGATGTGGCGATTCGTGTCGCTCAGGAAAATATTGAGCTCAATTCTGGCATGGAAAACATCCATGTAGCCCCAGGTGATTTGCTCAAGGGCGTGGAGATTGAGGCAGATGTCATCGTGGCCAACATTCTAGCGGATATCCTTATCCATCTGACAGATGATGCTTATCGTTTGGTCAAGGACGAAGGTTACCTGATCATGAGTGGCATTATCAAGGACAAGTGGGACATGGTGCGTGAGTCGGCTGAGTCGGCTGGATTTTTCCTTGAAACCCACATGATCCAAGGGGAATGGAATGCCTGCGTCTTCAAGAAGACCAAGGATGTCTCCGGTGTGATTGGAGGCTAG
- a CDS encoding 16S rRNA (uracil(1498)-N(3))-methyltransferase → MQQYFVKGLASSPVTIEDKETSKHMFQVMRLKEEDEVTLVFDDGIKRLARVVNVEARQLELIEELADNVELPVQVTIASGFPKGDKLEFITQKVTELGASQIWAFPADWSVAKWDGKKLGKKVEKLEKIALGAAEQSKRNLVPSIILFEKKADFLAQLDQFDRIVVAYEESAKEGEAATLIQSLTGLEAGSKLLFIFGPEGGLSPAEIESFTAQGAVLAGLGPRILRAETAPLYALSAVSVVTELMN, encoded by the coding sequence ATGCAGCAGTATTTTGTAAAAGGCTTGGCTAGCTCACCTGTCACCATAGAGGACAAGGAAACCAGCAAGCACATGTTTCAGGTCATGCGCTTAAAAGAAGAGGACGAAGTTACTCTAGTCTTTGATGATGGGATCAAGCGCTTGGCGCGCGTGGTCAATGTGGAAGCCCGTCAATTGGAGCTAATCGAAGAATTAGCTGATAATGTGGAACTGCCAGTCCAAGTGACCATTGCATCAGGCTTTCCCAAGGGAGATAAGCTGGAGTTCATCACTCAGAAAGTAACAGAACTGGGTGCTAGCCAAATATGGGCCTTCCCTGCAGACTGGTCCGTTGCCAAGTGGGACGGCAAGAAGTTGGGTAAAAAGGTCGAAAAACTAGAAAAAATTGCCCTTGGAGCAGCCGAGCAAAGCAAGCGGAATTTGGTCCCAAGCATTATCCTTTTTGAGAAAAAGGCAGACTTTCTAGCACAACTTGACCAGTTTGACCGGATCGTGGTGGCCTATGAAGAGTCAGCTAAAGAGGGGGAGGCAGCTACTCTGATTCAGTCGCTGACCGGATTAGAAGCTGGAAGTAAACTACTCTTTATCTTTGGACCAGAGGGCGGTCTATCCCCTGCAGAAATTGAAAGTTTTACAGCTCAGGGAGCAGTGTTAGCAGGACTTGGTCCTCGCATCCTACGAGCAGAAACAGCCCCACTCTATGCTCTCAGTGCCGTGAGCGTTGTTACAGAATTAATGAACTAA
- the dtd gene encoding D-aminoacyl-tRNA deacylase, translating into MKLVIQRVKSASVSIDGQVYNAIQQGLLLLVGVGPEDDQKDLDYAVRKVSQMRIFSDEEDKMNLSVKDIQGEILSISQFTLFAETKKGNRPAFIGAAKPDMASQLYDAFNDQLEKEVPVKRGIFGADMAIELINDGPVTILLDTKNP; encoded by the coding sequence ATGAAATTAGTGATTCAACGGGTCAAGAGTGCCTCGGTTTCCATTGATGGTCAAGTCTACAATGCGATCCAGCAAGGTTTGCTGCTTTTGGTGGGAGTAGGGCCTGAGGATGACCAGAAAGATTTAGATTATGCGGTTCGAAAGGTATCGCAGATGCGTATTTTCTCAGATGAGGAAGATAAGATGAATCTTTCGGTCAAAGATATCCAAGGAGAAATCTTGTCGATCTCTCAATTTACCCTCTTTGCGGAGACAAAAAAAGGCAACCGTCCTGCTTTTATAGGGGCTGCCAAGCCAGATATGGCCAGTCAGTTATATGATGCCTTTAATGATCAATTAGAAAAAGAAGTCCCTGTCAAACGAGGGATCTTTGGAGCCGATATGGCGATTGAATTGATCAATGATGGTCCGGTGACGATTTTACTAGATACAAAAAATCCATAA
- a CDS encoding metal-dependent transcriptional regulator codes for MTPNKEDYLKCIYEIGTEVEKISNKEIASRMQVSPPAVTEMIKRMVSEGLLVKDKNHGYLLTDLGSQLVSDLYRKHRLIEVFLLEKLGYTTEEVHEEAEVLEHTVSEHFIDRLDHMLGNPKTCPHGGTIPKKGERLVEAYQDRLSETTQPGLYILQRVYDTYELLKFLDQIHLQIGDTIAFQRYDDYTGLYHFVIQGQEISINQVIAQQLYIEKHAV; via the coding sequence ATGACACCAAACAAAGAAGATTACCTCAAGTGCATTTATGAAATTGGCACAGAAGTAGAAAAAATCAGTAATAAGGAAATCGCCAGTCGCATGCAGGTCTCTCCGCCTGCTGTGACCGAGATGATTAAGCGCATGGTCTCTGAGGGCCTCTTGGTAAAAGATAAGAACCATGGTTATCTACTAACAGATCTGGGTTCGCAATTGGTCTCTGATCTCTACCGCAAGCACCGCTTGATCGAAGTATTTCTGCTGGAAAAACTTGGCTACACAACTGAAGAAGTCCATGAAGAGGCAGAAGTTCTCGAGCATACTGTTTCTGAACATTTCATCGACCGGCTGGATCACATGCTTGGAAACCCTAAGACTTGCCCTCACGGTGGGACAATTCCAAAGAAAGGCGAAAGGCTTGTCGAAGCCTACCAAGACCGTCTCAGTGAAACGACCCAACCTGGTCTGTATATTCTGCAAAGGGTCTATGACACCTATGAATTGTTAAAATTCTTAGACCAGATCCATCTCCAGATCGGTGATACCATTGCGTTTCAACGGTATGATGATTACACAGGCCTCTATCACTTCGTTATCCAAGGACAAGAAATTTCTATCAACCAAGTGATCGCCCAACAACTCTATATTGAAAAACATGCAGTCTAA